The following are from one region of the Salvia splendens isolate huo1 chromosome 2, SspV2, whole genome shotgun sequence genome:
- the LOC121781301 gene encoding nodulin homeobox-like isoform X5, whose translation MRASNEASTSIELANSLFRGRSEVALDLIAAVKGLHELSPQQLGKLIKDSGNNVVRHIAEDGSCIQVDLEKFARCLPLHLIAVIMAWERDKSTFKYLLCGILLLHSMCDLASRVPKIEQILLDDVKISEQLIDLVFYLLVLLGAYKQETHTIPNDMVLLHSALVACSLKLLTVIVSPQYQEVAQVLTAYYKVDIFMEAAFSAVCVDVKFLQTKLSAQHGDSSGSASPTAEETLNHLCQQCDSSLQFLQSLCQQKLFRECVVKNKELCGNGGVLVLVQAVMNLKLSGSDNTSSYMAATSRLKSKALSILLHLCEAESVSYLDEVASNTASQDLAKSVGLEVLDLLKKLFGIDSTQLNAPFEVSYPKGQLELNAMRLADVFSDDSNFRSFIMINFREALAAIFLLPHGEFVSGWCSSDLLVSEEDAPLDVPRSSYAHQRTSLLIKVIANLHCFNPDVCQDEKDLFLNKFIQFIQKDYQKMSDGSLSTSEADKVSTVSKNLCSLLSHAESLVPEFLNEDDVQLLRLFISQFESRIVRAASEDHLVHGTLDLGFREVDQFDATRNGDEQFFDRKNSGMMEQDKSNGPSVNSRDNEKDARAFDTSGSDSSPTRGKTHFDQMGVDRIKQHSFDETAEEEKIDPIHSEEKQQRKRKRTVMNDKQIALIESALIDEPDMHRNAPVLRLWADKLSIHGAEVTTSRLKNWLNNRKARLARAAKDVRVSYDGDSADRLGISGHLDSPRSSMDDTHISFSARGNIADEVTNIAVVANDDENLGTSCAAPMDIEVTDIEVVAKADEGLGTSRAAPRDIATPSLPFGLGQYVMLVDERRGEVGKGAVFQISGQWCGNSLYKSGMCVVDIKELSVDKSSNVLHPVEGTCDSFYQTEKRFGLIRVLWDINKLFLYFQPGEYVMLRGDKQQEIGKGMVFQVRGYWNGVDLEQSGVCVVDIKKLSIDRFADLPHPVEATGNSFYQSQKRNGVMRVLWDSNKLSRLQP comes from the exons ATGAGGGCATCAAACGAAGCTTCCACCAGCATTGAGCTGGCGAACAGTTTATTTCGAGGCCGATCTGAGGTG GCACTTGATTTAATTGCTGCGGTCAAGGGACTGCATGAGCTTAGTCCTCAACAGCTTGGCAAACTAATCAAAGATTCTGGGAACAATGTGGTCAGGCACATTGCTGAGGATGGATCGTGTATACAG GTTGACTTGGAAAAATTTGCAAGGTGTCTGCCTCTTCATCTTATTGCAGTGATTATGGCTTGGGAAAGGGACAAATCAACATTCAAGTATTTGTTATGTGGAATTCTTCTCTTGCATTCCATGTGTGATCTTGCCTCTCGGGTGCCCAAAATTGAGCAG ATATTGCTTGATGATGTGAAGATATCAGAACAGCTAATTGACCTGGTCTTTTATCTGCTAGTTCTCCTTGGTGCATACAAACAG GAAACTCACACCATTCCCAATGACATGGTTCTTCTTCATTCAGCTCTGGTTGCTTGCAGTCTAAAATTGTTGACGGTCATTGTTTCACCACAGTACCAAGAGGTTGCTCAAGTTTTGACTGCATATTACAAG GTGGACATATTCATGGAGGCTGCGTTCTCTGCTGTTTGTGTTGATGTCAAGTTTCTGCAGACCAAACTGTCTGCTCAACATGGTGATTCATCTGGAAGTGCTTCCCCTACTGCTGAAGAGACCTTGAATCACCTTTGCCAGCAGTGTGATTCTTCTCTTCAATTTTTACAGTCCCTGTGTCAGCAAAAGTTGTTTCGGGAATGCGTTGTTAAGAACAAG GAGTTATGTGGCAATGGTGGTGTTCTTGTTCTGGTTCAGGCCGTCATGAACTTGAAGTTATCAGGCTCAGACAATACCTCCTCGTACATGGCTGCTACCTCTCGTCTAAAGTCTAAAGCTTTATCTATT CTTTTGCACCTTTGTGAAGCAGAAAGTGTATCCTACCTTGATGAGGTGGCCAGCAATACTGCTAGTCAGGATTTGGCAAAGTCTGTCGGACTCGAG GTTCTTGACTTGCTGAAAAAACTGTTTGGTATAGATTCCACACAGTTAAATGCTCCCTTTGAGGTAAGCTACCCAAAGGGGCAACTGGAACTTAATGCAATGCGCCTGGCAGATGTTTTCTCAGATGATTCAAACTTTCGATCATTCATCATGATAAATTTT AGGGAAGCTTTAGCGGCAATTTTTCTACTCCCTCATGGAGAGTTTGTATCTGGCTGGTGCTCATCTGATCTTCTAGTTTCTGAAGAGGATGCACCATTAGA TGTTCCTCGGTCGTCTTATGCCCATCAGAGAACGTCTTTGTTGATTAAAGTGATTGCAAACCTTCATTGCTTTAATCCTGATGTATGCCAGG ACGAGAAAGATCTGTTTCTCAACAAGTTCATTCAGTTCATACAGAAGGACTATCAGAAAATGTCAGATGGATCCCTCTCTACTTCCGAAGCTGACAAAGTTTCCACTGTTAGCAAGAACTTAT GTTCACTGTTAAGTCATGCAGAATCTTTAGTTCCAGAATTTTTGAACGAAGATGATGTACAACTGCTGAG GTTATTTATAAGTCAGTTTGAGTCACGGATTGTTCGTGCTGCATCTGAAGATCATCTGGTCCAT GGCACACTGGACCTTGGTTTCCGAGAAGTGGATCAATTTGATGCGACCAGGAATGGGGATGAGCAATTTTTTGATAGGAAGAACTCTGGGATGATGGAGCAGGACAAATCCAATGGGCCCTCTGTAAATTCGCGAGATAATGAGAAAGATGCTCGAGCTTTTGATACTAGTGGGTCAGATTCCAGCCCCACTCGAGGAAAGACCCACTTTGATCAAATGGGTGTTGATCGTATCAAGCAACATAGCTTTGACGAAACTGCTGAAGAGGAAAAGATCGATCCTATACATTCTGAAGAGAAGCAGCAAAGGAAACGCAAGAGAACTGTAATGAATGATAAACAGATAGCTCTTATTGAATCTGCACTTATAGATGAACCTGATATGCACCGCAATGCACCTGTACTACGGTTGTGGGCTGATAAATTGAGTATTCAT gGTGCCGAGGTTACAACTTCAAGGCTAAAAAATTG GCTGAATAATCGGAAAGCTAGGCTGGCACGTGCAGCTAAAGATGTTCGTGTGTCATATGATGGAGACAGTGCAGACAGACTAGGAATCTCTGGGCATCTTGACTCACCCCGTAGCTCTATGGATGATACCCATATCTCATTTTCTGCAAGAGGGAACATTGCTGATGAGGTTACCAACATTGCAGTGGTAGCTAATGATGACGAAAACTTGGGGACTTCATGTGCTGCACCTATGGATATTGAGGTTACAGACATTGAAGTGGTAGCTAAAGCGGACGAAGGTTTGGGGACTTCACGTGCTGCACCTAGGGATATTGCAACACCAAGCTTGCCCTTTGGACTGGGGCAATATGTAATGCTTGTTGACGAGAGACGGGGGGAGGTTGGGAAAGGTGCAGTGTTTCAAATTAGTGGACAATGGTGTGGGAATAGCTTGTATAAATCCGGCATGTGCGTTGTGGACATCAAGGAGCTCTCAGTCGACAAAAGTTCCAATGTTCTACACCCTGTGGAGGGCACATGCGACTCATTTTATCAGACTGAAAAAAGATTTGGTTTGATACGAGTCTTGTGGGATATAAACAAACTCTTTCTCTACTTTCAGCCCGGGGAATACGTGATGCTTCGAGGCGATAAACAACAGGAGATTGGGAAAGGCATGGTTTTTCAAGTACGTGGATATTGGAATGGGGTGGATTTGGAGCAATCTGGGGTGTGCGTAGTTGACATCAAGAAATTATCAATCGATAGATTTGCTGACCTTCCGCATCCAGTGGAAGCAACGGGCAACTCGTTCTATCAGTCTCAGAAAAGGAATGGTGTGATGAGAGTTCTGTGGGATTCAAACAAACTCTCCCGGTTGCAACCTTAG
- the LOC121781301 gene encoding nodulin homeobox-like isoform X6 — protein MRASNEASTSIELANSLFRGRSEVALDLIAAVKGLHELSPQQLGKLIKDSGNNVVRHIAEDGSCIQVDLEKFARCLPLHLIAVIMAWERDKSTFKYLLCGILLLHSMCDLASRVPKIEQETHTIPNDMVLLHSALVACSLKLLTVDIFMEAAFSAVCVDVKFLQTKLSAQHGDSSGSASPTAEETLNHLCQQCDSSLQFLQSLCQQKLFRECVVKNKELCGNGGVLVLVQAVMNLKLSGSDNTSSYMAATSRLKSKALSILLHLCEAESVSYLDEVASNTASQDLAKSVGLEVLDLLKKLFGIDSTQLNAPFEVSYPKGQLELNAMRLADVFSDDSNFRSFIMINFREALAAIFLLPHGEFVSGWCSSDLLVSEEDAPLDVPRSSYAHQRTSLLIKVIANLHCFNPDVCQDEKDLFLNKFIQFIQKDYQKMSDGSLSTSEADKVSTVSKNLCSLLSHAESLVPEFLNEDDVQLLRLFISQFESRIVRAASEDHLVHDEKNAMVYSLPLHKEISPGHENNVVNMGQGTLDLGFREVDQFDATRNGDEQFFDRKNSGMMEQDKSNGPSVNSRDNEKDARAFDTSGSDSSPTRGKTHFDQMGVDRIKQHSFDETAEEEKIDPIHSEEKQQRKRKRTVMNDKQIALIESALIDEPDMHRNAPVLRLWADKLSIHGAEVTTSRLKNWLNNRKARLARAAKDVRVSYDGDSADRLGISGHLDSPRSSMDDTHISFSARGNIADEVTNIAVVANDDENLGTSCAAPMDIEVTDIEVVAKADEGLGTSRAAPRDIATPSLPFGLGQYVMLVDERRGEVGKGAVFQISGQWCGNSLYKSGMCVVDIKELSVDKSSNVLHPVEGTCDSFYQTEKRFGLIRVLWDINKLFLYFQPGEYVMLRGDKQQEIGKGMVFQVRGYWNGVDLEQSGVCVVDIKKLSIDRFADLPHPVEATGNSFYQSQKRNGVMRVLWDSNKLSRLQP, from the exons ATGAGGGCATCAAACGAAGCTTCCACCAGCATTGAGCTGGCGAACAGTTTATTTCGAGGCCGATCTGAGGTG GCACTTGATTTAATTGCTGCGGTCAAGGGACTGCATGAGCTTAGTCCTCAACAGCTTGGCAAACTAATCAAAGATTCTGGGAACAATGTGGTCAGGCACATTGCTGAGGATGGATCGTGTATACAG GTTGACTTGGAAAAATTTGCAAGGTGTCTGCCTCTTCATCTTATTGCAGTGATTATGGCTTGGGAAAGGGACAAATCAACATTCAAGTATTTGTTATGTGGAATTCTTCTCTTGCATTCCATGTGTGATCTTGCCTCTCGGGTGCCCAAAATTGAGCAG GAAACTCACACCATTCCCAATGACATGGTTCTTCTTCATTCAGCTCTGGTTGCTTGCAGTCTAAAATTGTTGACG GTGGACATATTCATGGAGGCTGCGTTCTCTGCTGTTTGTGTTGATGTCAAGTTTCTGCAGACCAAACTGTCTGCTCAACATGGTGATTCATCTGGAAGTGCTTCCCCTACTGCTGAAGAGACCTTGAATCACCTTTGCCAGCAGTGTGATTCTTCTCTTCAATTTTTACAGTCCCTGTGTCAGCAAAAGTTGTTTCGGGAATGCGTTGTTAAGAACAAG GAGTTATGTGGCAATGGTGGTGTTCTTGTTCTGGTTCAGGCCGTCATGAACTTGAAGTTATCAGGCTCAGACAATACCTCCTCGTACATGGCTGCTACCTCTCGTCTAAAGTCTAAAGCTTTATCTATT CTTTTGCACCTTTGTGAAGCAGAAAGTGTATCCTACCTTGATGAGGTGGCCAGCAATACTGCTAGTCAGGATTTGGCAAAGTCTGTCGGACTCGAG GTTCTTGACTTGCTGAAAAAACTGTTTGGTATAGATTCCACACAGTTAAATGCTCCCTTTGAGGTAAGCTACCCAAAGGGGCAACTGGAACTTAATGCAATGCGCCTGGCAGATGTTTTCTCAGATGATTCAAACTTTCGATCATTCATCATGATAAATTTT AGGGAAGCTTTAGCGGCAATTTTTCTACTCCCTCATGGAGAGTTTGTATCTGGCTGGTGCTCATCTGATCTTCTAGTTTCTGAAGAGGATGCACCATTAGA TGTTCCTCGGTCGTCTTATGCCCATCAGAGAACGTCTTTGTTGATTAAAGTGATTGCAAACCTTCATTGCTTTAATCCTGATGTATGCCAGG ACGAGAAAGATCTGTTTCTCAACAAGTTCATTCAGTTCATACAGAAGGACTATCAGAAAATGTCAGATGGATCCCTCTCTACTTCCGAAGCTGACAAAGTTTCCACTGTTAGCAAGAACTTAT GTTCACTGTTAAGTCATGCAGAATCTTTAGTTCCAGAATTTTTGAACGAAGATGATGTACAACTGCTGAG GTTATTTATAAGTCAGTTTGAGTCACGGATTGTTCGTGCTGCATCTGAAGATCATCTGGTCCAT GATGAGAAAAATGCAATGGTGTATTCTTTACCCTTACACAAAGAAATAAGCCCAGGTCATGAAAATAATGTTGTCAACATGGGACAGGGCACACTGGACCTTGGTTTCCGAGAAGTGGATCAATTTGATGCGACCAGGAATGGGGATGAGCAATTTTTTGATAGGAAGAACTCTGGGATGATGGAGCAGGACAAATCCAATGGGCCCTCTGTAAATTCGCGAGATAATGAGAAAGATGCTCGAGCTTTTGATACTAGTGGGTCAGATTCCAGCCCCACTCGAGGAAAGACCCACTTTGATCAAATGGGTGTTGATCGTATCAAGCAACATAGCTTTGACGAAACTGCTGAAGAGGAAAAGATCGATCCTATACATTCTGAAGAGAAGCAGCAAAGGAAACGCAAGAGAACTGTAATGAATGATAAACAGATAGCTCTTATTGAATCTGCACTTATAGATGAACCTGATATGCACCGCAATGCACCTGTACTACGGTTGTGGGCTGATAAATTGAGTATTCAT gGTGCCGAGGTTACAACTTCAAGGCTAAAAAATTG GCTGAATAATCGGAAAGCTAGGCTGGCACGTGCAGCTAAAGATGTTCGTGTGTCATATGATGGAGACAGTGCAGACAGACTAGGAATCTCTGGGCATCTTGACTCACCCCGTAGCTCTATGGATGATACCCATATCTCATTTTCTGCAAGAGGGAACATTGCTGATGAGGTTACCAACATTGCAGTGGTAGCTAATGATGACGAAAACTTGGGGACTTCATGTGCTGCACCTATGGATATTGAGGTTACAGACATTGAAGTGGTAGCTAAAGCGGACGAAGGTTTGGGGACTTCACGTGCTGCACCTAGGGATATTGCAACACCAAGCTTGCCCTTTGGACTGGGGCAATATGTAATGCTTGTTGACGAGAGACGGGGGGAGGTTGGGAAAGGTGCAGTGTTTCAAATTAGTGGACAATGGTGTGGGAATAGCTTGTATAAATCCGGCATGTGCGTTGTGGACATCAAGGAGCTCTCAGTCGACAAAAGTTCCAATGTTCTACACCCTGTGGAGGGCACATGCGACTCATTTTATCAGACTGAAAAAAGATTTGGTTTGATACGAGTCTTGTGGGATATAAACAAACTCTTTCTCTACTTTCAGCCCGGGGAATACGTGATGCTTCGAGGCGATAAACAACAGGAGATTGGGAAAGGCATGGTTTTTCAAGTACGTGGATATTGGAATGGGGTGGATTTGGAGCAATCTGGGGTGTGCGTAGTTGACATCAAGAAATTATCAATCGATAGATTTGCTGACCTTCCGCATCCAGTGGAAGCAACGGGCAACTCGTTCTATCAGTCTCAGAAAAGGAATGGTGTGATGAGAGTTCTGTGGGATTCAAACAAACTCTCCCGGTTGCAACCTTAG
- the LOC121781301 gene encoding nodulin homeobox-like isoform X1, translating to MRASNEASTSIELANSLFRGRSEVALDLIAAVKGLHELSPQQLGKLIKDSGNNVVRHIAEDGSCIQVDLEKFARCLPLHLIAVIMAWERDKSTFKYLLCGILLLHSMCDLASRVPKIEQILLDDVKISEQLIDLVFYLLVLLGAYKQETHTIPNDMVLLHSALVACSLKLLTVIVSPQYQEVAQVLTAYYKVDIFMEAAFSAVCVDVKFLQTKLSAQHGDSSGSASPTAEETLNHLCQQCDSSLQFLQSLCQQKLFRECVVKNKELCGNGGVLVLVQAVMNLKLSGSDNTSSYMAATSRLKSKALSILLHLCEAESVSYLDEVASNTASQDLAKSVGLEVLDLLKKLFGIDSTQLNAPFEVSYPKGQLELNAMRLADVFSDDSNFRSFIMINFREALAAIFLLPHGEFVSGWCSSDLLVSEEDAPLDVPRSSYAHQRTSLLIKVIANLHCFNPDVCQDEKDLFLNKFIQFIQKDYQKMSDGSLSTSEADKVSTVSKNLCSLLSHAESLVPEFLNEDDVQLLRLFISQFESRIVRAASEDHLVHDEKNAMVYSLPLHKEISPGHENNVVNMGQGTLDLGFREVDQFDATRNGDEQFFDRKNSGMMEQDKSNGPSVNSRDNEKDARAFDTSGSDSSPTRGKTHFDQMGVDRIKQHSFDETAEEEKIDPIHSEEKQQRKRKRTVMNDKQIALIESALIDEPDMHRNAPVLRLWADKLSIHGAEVTTSRLKNWLNNRKARLARAAKDVRVSYDGDSADRLGISGHLDSPRSSMDDTHISFSARGNIADEVTNIAVVANDDENLGTSCAAPMDIEVTDIEVVAKADEGLGTSRAAPRDIATPSLPFGLGQYVMLVDERRGEVGKGAVFQISGQWCGNSLYKSGMCVVDIKELSVDKSSNVLHPVEGTCDSFYQTEKRFGLIRVLWDINKLFLYFQPGEYVMLRGDKQQEIGKGMVFQVRGYWNGVDLEQSGVCVVDIKKLSIDRFADLPHPVEATGNSFYQSQKRNGVMRVLWDSNKLSRLQP from the exons ATGAGGGCATCAAACGAAGCTTCCACCAGCATTGAGCTGGCGAACAGTTTATTTCGAGGCCGATCTGAGGTG GCACTTGATTTAATTGCTGCGGTCAAGGGACTGCATGAGCTTAGTCCTCAACAGCTTGGCAAACTAATCAAAGATTCTGGGAACAATGTGGTCAGGCACATTGCTGAGGATGGATCGTGTATACAG GTTGACTTGGAAAAATTTGCAAGGTGTCTGCCTCTTCATCTTATTGCAGTGATTATGGCTTGGGAAAGGGACAAATCAACATTCAAGTATTTGTTATGTGGAATTCTTCTCTTGCATTCCATGTGTGATCTTGCCTCTCGGGTGCCCAAAATTGAGCAG ATATTGCTTGATGATGTGAAGATATCAGAACAGCTAATTGACCTGGTCTTTTATCTGCTAGTTCTCCTTGGTGCATACAAACAG GAAACTCACACCATTCCCAATGACATGGTTCTTCTTCATTCAGCTCTGGTTGCTTGCAGTCTAAAATTGTTGACGGTCATTGTTTCACCACAGTACCAAGAGGTTGCTCAAGTTTTGACTGCATATTACAAG GTGGACATATTCATGGAGGCTGCGTTCTCTGCTGTTTGTGTTGATGTCAAGTTTCTGCAGACCAAACTGTCTGCTCAACATGGTGATTCATCTGGAAGTGCTTCCCCTACTGCTGAAGAGACCTTGAATCACCTTTGCCAGCAGTGTGATTCTTCTCTTCAATTTTTACAGTCCCTGTGTCAGCAAAAGTTGTTTCGGGAATGCGTTGTTAAGAACAAG GAGTTATGTGGCAATGGTGGTGTTCTTGTTCTGGTTCAGGCCGTCATGAACTTGAAGTTATCAGGCTCAGACAATACCTCCTCGTACATGGCTGCTACCTCTCGTCTAAAGTCTAAAGCTTTATCTATT CTTTTGCACCTTTGTGAAGCAGAAAGTGTATCCTACCTTGATGAGGTGGCCAGCAATACTGCTAGTCAGGATTTGGCAAAGTCTGTCGGACTCGAG GTTCTTGACTTGCTGAAAAAACTGTTTGGTATAGATTCCACACAGTTAAATGCTCCCTTTGAGGTAAGCTACCCAAAGGGGCAACTGGAACTTAATGCAATGCGCCTGGCAGATGTTTTCTCAGATGATTCAAACTTTCGATCATTCATCATGATAAATTTT AGGGAAGCTTTAGCGGCAATTTTTCTACTCCCTCATGGAGAGTTTGTATCTGGCTGGTGCTCATCTGATCTTCTAGTTTCTGAAGAGGATGCACCATTAGA TGTTCCTCGGTCGTCTTATGCCCATCAGAGAACGTCTTTGTTGATTAAAGTGATTGCAAACCTTCATTGCTTTAATCCTGATGTATGCCAGG ACGAGAAAGATCTGTTTCTCAACAAGTTCATTCAGTTCATACAGAAGGACTATCAGAAAATGTCAGATGGATCCCTCTCTACTTCCGAAGCTGACAAAGTTTCCACTGTTAGCAAGAACTTAT GTTCACTGTTAAGTCATGCAGAATCTTTAGTTCCAGAATTTTTGAACGAAGATGATGTACAACTGCTGAG GTTATTTATAAGTCAGTTTGAGTCACGGATTGTTCGTGCTGCATCTGAAGATCATCTGGTCCAT GATGAGAAAAATGCAATGGTGTATTCTTTACCCTTACACAAAGAAATAAGCCCAGGTCATGAAAATAATGTTGTCAACATGGGACAGGGCACACTGGACCTTGGTTTCCGAGAAGTGGATCAATTTGATGCGACCAGGAATGGGGATGAGCAATTTTTTGATAGGAAGAACTCTGGGATGATGGAGCAGGACAAATCCAATGGGCCCTCTGTAAATTCGCGAGATAATGAGAAAGATGCTCGAGCTTTTGATACTAGTGGGTCAGATTCCAGCCCCACTCGAGGAAAGACCCACTTTGATCAAATGGGTGTTGATCGTATCAAGCAACATAGCTTTGACGAAACTGCTGAAGAGGAAAAGATCGATCCTATACATTCTGAAGAGAAGCAGCAAAGGAAACGCAAGAGAACTGTAATGAATGATAAACAGATAGCTCTTATTGAATCTGCACTTATAGATGAACCTGATATGCACCGCAATGCACCTGTACTACGGTTGTGGGCTGATAAATTGAGTATTCAT gGTGCCGAGGTTACAACTTCAAGGCTAAAAAATTG GCTGAATAATCGGAAAGCTAGGCTGGCACGTGCAGCTAAAGATGTTCGTGTGTCATATGATGGAGACAGTGCAGACAGACTAGGAATCTCTGGGCATCTTGACTCACCCCGTAGCTCTATGGATGATACCCATATCTCATTTTCTGCAAGAGGGAACATTGCTGATGAGGTTACCAACATTGCAGTGGTAGCTAATGATGACGAAAACTTGGGGACTTCATGTGCTGCACCTATGGATATTGAGGTTACAGACATTGAAGTGGTAGCTAAAGCGGACGAAGGTTTGGGGACTTCACGTGCTGCACCTAGGGATATTGCAACACCAAGCTTGCCCTTTGGACTGGGGCAATATGTAATGCTTGTTGACGAGAGACGGGGGGAGGTTGGGAAAGGTGCAGTGTTTCAAATTAGTGGACAATGGTGTGGGAATAGCTTGTATAAATCCGGCATGTGCGTTGTGGACATCAAGGAGCTCTCAGTCGACAAAAGTTCCAATGTTCTACACCCTGTGGAGGGCACATGCGACTCATTTTATCAGACTGAAAAAAGATTTGGTTTGATACGAGTCTTGTGGGATATAAACAAACTCTTTCTCTACTTTCAGCCCGGGGAATACGTGATGCTTCGAGGCGATAAACAACAGGAGATTGGGAAAGGCATGGTTTTTCAAGTACGTGGATATTGGAATGGGGTGGATTTGGAGCAATCTGGGGTGTGCGTAGTTGACATCAAGAAATTATCAATCGATAGATTTGCTGACCTTCCGCATCCAGTGGAAGCAACGGGCAACTCGTTCTATCAGTCTCAGAAAAGGAATGGTGTGATGAGAGTTCTGTGGGATTCAAACAAACTCTCCCGGTTGCAACCTTAG